A single Equus asinus isolate D_3611 breed Donkey chromosome 21, EquAss-T2T_v2, whole genome shotgun sequence DNA region contains:
- the SLC38A3 gene encoding sodium-coupled neutral amino acid transporter 3 isoform X9, with the protein MEAPVQTEMVELVPNGKHSEGLLPVVTPTAGNQRVESPRRSCVEGEGFLQKSPSKEPHFTDFEGKTSFGMSVFNLSNAIMGSGILGLAYAMANTGIILFLFLLTAIALLSSYSIHLLLKSSGIVGIRAYEQLGYRAFGMPGKLAAALAITLQNIGAMSSYLYIIKSELPLVIRAFLNLQDHTSDWYVNGNYLVILVSVIVILPLALMRQLGYLGYSSGFSLSCMVFFLIAVIYKKFHVPCPLPPNSNTTGNVSLTEVIKEEVPLEVETEAAAFCTPSYFTLNIQTAYTIPIMAFAFVCHPEVLPIYTELKDPSKRKMQHISNLSIAVMYVMYFLAALFGYLTFYDGVESELLHTYNKVDPFDVLILCVRVAVLTAVTLTVPIVLFPVRRAIQQMLFQSQEFSWLRHTLIATSLLICINLLVIFAPTILGIFGIIGATSAPCLIFIFPAIFYFRIVPTEKEPARSTPKILALCFAVLGLLLMTMSMSFIIIDWVSGTGHHGGSH; encoded by the exons ATGGAGGCACCTGTGCAGACAGAGATGGTGGAGCTGGTGCCCAACGGCAAACACTCGGAGGGGCTACTCCCAGTTGTCACCCCTACGGCAGGCAACCAGAG GGTTGAAAGCCCCAGACGGAGCTGTGTTGAGGGTGAGGGCTTCCTACAGAAAAGCCCCAGCAAGGAGCCGCACTTCACTGAC TTCGAGGGGAAGACATCATTCGGGATGTCAGTGTTCAACCTCAGCAATGCCATCATGGGCAGTGGCATCCTCGGGCTCGCCTACGCCATGGCCAATACGGGCATCATCCTTTTCCT GTTCCTGTTGACAGCCATTGCCCTGCTCTCCAGCTACTCCATCCACCTGCTACTCAAGTCCTCAGGGATTGTGG GCATCCGTGCCTATGAGCAGCTGGGCTACCGTGCCTTTGGGATGCCAGGAAAGCTGGCAGCGGCCCTGGCCATCACACTGCAGAACAttggag ccatgTCCAGCTACCTGTACATCATCAAGTCGGAGCTGCCCCTCGTCATACGGGCCTTCCTGAACCTTCAGGATCACACCTC GGACTGGTACGTGAATGGGAACTACCTGGTGATCCTGGTCTCTGTCATTGTCATTCTGCCCCTGGCACTGATGCGGCAGCTTG GCTACCTGGGTTACTCCAGCGGTTTCTCTCTCAGCTGTATGGTGTTCTTCCTAATTGCA GTCATCTACAAAAAGTTTCATGTGCCCTGTCCGCTGCCCCCCAACTCCAACACCACAGGCAACGTCAGCCTCACGGAGGTCATCAAGGAGGAGGTACCACTGGAGGTGGAGACTGAGGCCGCAGCCTTCTGCACCCCAAGCTACTTCACACTCAACATACAG ACGGCATACACTATCCCCATCATGGCCTTCGCCTTTGTCTGCCACCCCGAGGTGCTGCCCATCTATACAGAACTCAAAGA CCCCTCCAAGAGGAAGATGCAGCACATCTCCAACCTGTCCATCGCCGTCATGTATGTCATGTACTTCCTGGCTGCCCTCTTCGGCTACCTCACCTTCTACG ACGGGGtggagtcagagctgctgcaCACCTACAACAAGGTGGACCCATTTGATGTGCTGatcctgtgtgtgcgtgtggctGTGCTGACGGCAGTCACGCTCACAGTGCCAATTGTTCTGTTCCCG GTGCGCCGCGCCATCCAGCAGATGCTCTTTCAGAGCCAGGAGTTCAGTTGGCTGCGACACACACTCATTGCCACTAGCCTACTCATTTGTATCAACCTGCTGGTCATCTTTGCCCCCACCATCCTGGGCATCTTCGGGATCATTG GTGCCACATCTGCCCCATGCCTCATCTTCATCTTCCCTGCCATCTTCTACTTCCGCATCGTGCCCACTGAGAAGGAACCGGCAAGGTCTACCCCCAAAATCCTG GCCCTTTGTTTCGCTGTGCTTGGCCTCTTGCTGATGACCATGAGCATGAGCTTCATCATCATTGATTGGGTCTCGGGGACTGGCCATCATGGAGGAAGCCACTAG
- the SLC38A3 gene encoding sodium-coupled neutral amino acid transporter 3 isoform X6: MRSRLALSQHPCPSPSTLYVGRLPQHGLPRGDMSTPGIRTGKPQAAEVERANLTAAPPGWPHRRDTLSQRRRGVISDCIGVRASAPRGGARAMEAPVQTEMVELVPNGKHSEGLLPVVTPTAGNQRVESPRRSCVEGEGFLQKSPSKEPHFTDFEGKTSFGMSVFNLSNAIMGSGILGLAYAMANTGIILFLFLLTAIALLSSYSIHLLLKSSGIVGIRAYEQLGYRAFGMPGKLAAALAITLQNIGAMSSYLYIIKSELPLVIRAFLNLQDHTSDWYVNGNYLVILVSVIVILPLALMRQLGYLGYSSGFSLSCMVFFLIAVIYKKFHVPCPLPPNSNTTGNVSLTEVIKEEVPLEVETEAAAFCTPSYFTLNIQTAYTIPIMAFAFVCHPEVLPIYTELKDPSKRKMQHISNLSIAVMYVMYFLAALFGYLTFYDGVESELLHTYNKVDPFDVLILCVRVAVLTAVTLTVPIVLFPVRRAIQQMLFQSQEFSWLRHTLIATSLLICINLLVIFAPTILGIFGIIGATSAPCLIFIFPAIFYFRIVPTEKEPARSTPKILVRRAWRCS, from the exons ATGAGAAGCAG actggccctgagccaacatccgtgtccatctccctctactttatacgtgggacgcctaccacagcatggcttgccaaggggtgacatgtccacacccgggatccgaaccggcaaaccccaggccgctgaagtggaacgtgcaaacttaaccgctgcaccaccaggctggccccacaggaGGGACACTTTGTCTCAGCGAAGGAGGGGAGTG ATTTCTGACTGTATTGGTGTGAGAGCCAGTGCTCCTCGTGGTGGTGCCCGAGCCATGGAGGCACCTGTGCAGACAGAGATGGTGGAGCTGGTGCCCAACGGCAAACACTCGGAGGGGCTACTCCCAGTTGTCACCCCTACGGCAGGCAACCAGAG GGTTGAAAGCCCCAGACGGAGCTGTGTTGAGGGTGAGGGCTTCCTACAGAAAAGCCCCAGCAAGGAGCCGCACTTCACTGAC TTCGAGGGGAAGACATCATTCGGGATGTCAGTGTTCAACCTCAGCAATGCCATCATGGGCAGTGGCATCCTCGGGCTCGCCTACGCCATGGCCAATACGGGCATCATCCTTTTCCT GTTCCTGTTGACAGCCATTGCCCTGCTCTCCAGCTACTCCATCCACCTGCTACTCAAGTCCTCAGGGATTGTGG GCATCCGTGCCTATGAGCAGCTGGGCTACCGTGCCTTTGGGATGCCAGGAAAGCTGGCAGCGGCCCTGGCCATCACACTGCAGAACAttggag ccatgTCCAGCTACCTGTACATCATCAAGTCGGAGCTGCCCCTCGTCATACGGGCCTTCCTGAACCTTCAGGATCACACCTC GGACTGGTACGTGAATGGGAACTACCTGGTGATCCTGGTCTCTGTCATTGTCATTCTGCCCCTGGCACTGATGCGGCAGCTTG GCTACCTGGGTTACTCCAGCGGTTTCTCTCTCAGCTGTATGGTGTTCTTCCTAATTGCA GTCATCTACAAAAAGTTTCATGTGCCCTGTCCGCTGCCCCCCAACTCCAACACCACAGGCAACGTCAGCCTCACGGAGGTCATCAAGGAGGAGGTACCACTGGAGGTGGAGACTGAGGCCGCAGCCTTCTGCACCCCAAGCTACTTCACACTCAACATACAG ACGGCATACACTATCCCCATCATGGCCTTCGCCTTTGTCTGCCACCCCGAGGTGCTGCCCATCTATACAGAACTCAAAGA CCCCTCCAAGAGGAAGATGCAGCACATCTCCAACCTGTCCATCGCCGTCATGTATGTCATGTACTTCCTGGCTGCCCTCTTCGGCTACCTCACCTTCTACG ACGGGGtggagtcagagctgctgcaCACCTACAACAAGGTGGACCCATTTGATGTGCTGatcctgtgtgtgcgtgtggctGTGCTGACGGCAGTCACGCTCACAGTGCCAATTGTTCTGTTCCCG GTGCGCCGCGCCATCCAGCAGATGCTCTTTCAGAGCCAGGAGTTCAGTTGGCTGCGACACACACTCATTGCCACTAGCCTACTCATTTGTATCAACCTGCTGGTCATCTTTGCCCCCACCATCCTGGGCATCTTCGGGATCATTG GTGCCACATCTGCCCCATGCCTCATCTTCATCTTCCCTGCCATCTTCTACTTCCGCATCGTGCCCACTGAGAAGGAACCGGCAAGGTCTACCCCCAAAATCCTGGTGCGAAGGGCCTGGAG GTGTTCCTGA
- the SLC38A3 gene encoding sodium-coupled neutral amino acid transporter 3 isoform X1: MRSRLALSQHPCPSPSTLYVGRLPQHGLPRGDMSTPGIRTGKPQAAEVERANLTAAPPGWPHRRDTLSQRRRGVISDCIGVRASAPRGGARAMEAPVQTEMVELVPNGKHSEGLLPVVTPTAGNQRVESPRRSCVEGEGFLQKSPSKEPHFTDFEGKTSFGMSVFNLSNAIMGSGILGLAYAMANTGIILFLFLLTAIALLSSYSIHLLLKSSGIVGIRAYEQLGYRAFGMPGKLAAALAITLQNIGAMSSYLYIIKSELPLVIRAFLNLQDHTSDWYVNGNYLVILVSVIVILPLALMRQLGYLGYSSGFSLSCMVFFLIAVIYKKFHVPCPLPPNSNTTGNVSLTEVIKEEVPLEVETEAAAFCTPSYFTLNIQTAYTIPIMAFAFVCHPEVLPIYTELKDPSKRKMQHISNLSIAVMYVMYFLAALFGYLTFYDGVESELLHTYNKVDPFDVLILCVRVAVLTAVTLTVPIVLFPVRRAIQQMLFQSQEFSWLRHTLIATSLLICINLLVIFAPTILGIFGIIGATSAPCLIFIFPAIFYFRIVPTEKEPARSTPKILALCFAVLGLLLMTMSMSFIIIDWVSGTGHHGGSH; encoded by the exons ATGAGAAGCAG actggccctgagccaacatccgtgtccatctccctctactttatacgtgggacgcctaccacagcatggcttgccaaggggtgacatgtccacacccgggatccgaaccggcaaaccccaggccgctgaagtggaacgtgcaaacttaaccgctgcaccaccaggctggccccacaggaGGGACACTTTGTCTCAGCGAAGGAGGGGAGTG ATTTCTGACTGTATTGGTGTGAGAGCCAGTGCTCCTCGTGGTGGTGCCCGAGCCATGGAGGCACCTGTGCAGACAGAGATGGTGGAGCTGGTGCCCAACGGCAAACACTCGGAGGGGCTACTCCCAGTTGTCACCCCTACGGCAGGCAACCAGAG GGTTGAAAGCCCCAGACGGAGCTGTGTTGAGGGTGAGGGCTTCCTACAGAAAAGCCCCAGCAAGGAGCCGCACTTCACTGAC TTCGAGGGGAAGACATCATTCGGGATGTCAGTGTTCAACCTCAGCAATGCCATCATGGGCAGTGGCATCCTCGGGCTCGCCTACGCCATGGCCAATACGGGCATCATCCTTTTCCT GTTCCTGTTGACAGCCATTGCCCTGCTCTCCAGCTACTCCATCCACCTGCTACTCAAGTCCTCAGGGATTGTGG GCATCCGTGCCTATGAGCAGCTGGGCTACCGTGCCTTTGGGATGCCAGGAAAGCTGGCAGCGGCCCTGGCCATCACACTGCAGAACAttggag ccatgTCCAGCTACCTGTACATCATCAAGTCGGAGCTGCCCCTCGTCATACGGGCCTTCCTGAACCTTCAGGATCACACCTC GGACTGGTACGTGAATGGGAACTACCTGGTGATCCTGGTCTCTGTCATTGTCATTCTGCCCCTGGCACTGATGCGGCAGCTTG GCTACCTGGGTTACTCCAGCGGTTTCTCTCTCAGCTGTATGGTGTTCTTCCTAATTGCA GTCATCTACAAAAAGTTTCATGTGCCCTGTCCGCTGCCCCCCAACTCCAACACCACAGGCAACGTCAGCCTCACGGAGGTCATCAAGGAGGAGGTACCACTGGAGGTGGAGACTGAGGCCGCAGCCTTCTGCACCCCAAGCTACTTCACACTCAACATACAG ACGGCATACACTATCCCCATCATGGCCTTCGCCTTTGTCTGCCACCCCGAGGTGCTGCCCATCTATACAGAACTCAAAGA CCCCTCCAAGAGGAAGATGCAGCACATCTCCAACCTGTCCATCGCCGTCATGTATGTCATGTACTTCCTGGCTGCCCTCTTCGGCTACCTCACCTTCTACG ACGGGGtggagtcagagctgctgcaCACCTACAACAAGGTGGACCCATTTGATGTGCTGatcctgtgtgtgcgtgtggctGTGCTGACGGCAGTCACGCTCACAGTGCCAATTGTTCTGTTCCCG GTGCGCCGCGCCATCCAGCAGATGCTCTTTCAGAGCCAGGAGTTCAGTTGGCTGCGACACACACTCATTGCCACTAGCCTACTCATTTGTATCAACCTGCTGGTCATCTTTGCCCCCACCATCCTGGGCATCTTCGGGATCATTG GTGCCACATCTGCCCCATGCCTCATCTTCATCTTCCCTGCCATCTTCTACTTCCGCATCGTGCCCACTGAGAAGGAACCGGCAAGGTCTACCCCCAAAATCCTG GCCCTTTGTTTCGCTGTGCTTGGCCTCTTGCTGATGACCATGAGCATGAGCTTCATCATCATTGATTGGGTCTCGGGGACTGGCCATCATGGAGGAAGCCACTAG
- the SLC38A3 gene encoding sodium-coupled neutral amino acid transporter 3 isoform X7: MSTPGIRTGKPQAAEVERANLTAAPPGWPHRRDTLSQRRRGVISDCIGVRASAPRGGARAMEAPVQTEMVELVPNGKHSEGLLPVVTPTAGNQRVESPRRSCVEGEGFLQKSPSKEPHFTDFEGKTSFGMSVFNLSNAIMGSGILGLAYAMANTGIILFLFLLTAIALLSSYSIHLLLKSSGIVGIRAYEQLGYRAFGMPGKLAAALAITLQNIGAMSSYLYIIKSELPLVIRAFLNLQDHTSDWYVNGNYLVILVSVIVILPLALMRQLGYLGYSSGFSLSCMVFFLIAVIYKKFHVPCPLPPNSNTTGNVSLTEVIKEEVPLEVETEAAAFCTPSYFTLNIQTAYTIPIMAFAFVCHPEVLPIYTELKDPSKRKMQHISNLSIAVMYVMYFLAALFGYLTFYDGVESELLHTYNKVDPFDVLILCVRVAVLTAVTLTVPIVLFPVRRAIQQMLFQSQEFSWLRHTLIATSLLICINLLVIFAPTILGIFGIIGATSAPCLIFIFPAIFYFRIVPTEKEPARSTPKILALCFAVLGLLLMTMSMSFIIIDWVSGTGHHGGSH; encoded by the exons atgtccacacccgggatccgaaccggcaaaccccaggccgctgaagtggaacgtgcaaacttaaccgctgcaccaccaggctggccccacaggaGGGACACTTTGTCTCAGCGAAGGAGGGGAGTG ATTTCTGACTGTATTGGTGTGAGAGCCAGTGCTCCTCGTGGTGGTGCCCGAGCCATGGAGGCACCTGTGCAGACAGAGATGGTGGAGCTGGTGCCCAACGGCAAACACTCGGAGGGGCTACTCCCAGTTGTCACCCCTACGGCAGGCAACCAGAG GGTTGAAAGCCCCAGACGGAGCTGTGTTGAGGGTGAGGGCTTCCTACAGAAAAGCCCCAGCAAGGAGCCGCACTTCACTGAC TTCGAGGGGAAGACATCATTCGGGATGTCAGTGTTCAACCTCAGCAATGCCATCATGGGCAGTGGCATCCTCGGGCTCGCCTACGCCATGGCCAATACGGGCATCATCCTTTTCCT GTTCCTGTTGACAGCCATTGCCCTGCTCTCCAGCTACTCCATCCACCTGCTACTCAAGTCCTCAGGGATTGTGG GCATCCGTGCCTATGAGCAGCTGGGCTACCGTGCCTTTGGGATGCCAGGAAAGCTGGCAGCGGCCCTGGCCATCACACTGCAGAACAttggag ccatgTCCAGCTACCTGTACATCATCAAGTCGGAGCTGCCCCTCGTCATACGGGCCTTCCTGAACCTTCAGGATCACACCTC GGACTGGTACGTGAATGGGAACTACCTGGTGATCCTGGTCTCTGTCATTGTCATTCTGCCCCTGGCACTGATGCGGCAGCTTG GCTACCTGGGTTACTCCAGCGGTTTCTCTCTCAGCTGTATGGTGTTCTTCCTAATTGCA GTCATCTACAAAAAGTTTCATGTGCCCTGTCCGCTGCCCCCCAACTCCAACACCACAGGCAACGTCAGCCTCACGGAGGTCATCAAGGAGGAGGTACCACTGGAGGTGGAGACTGAGGCCGCAGCCTTCTGCACCCCAAGCTACTTCACACTCAACATACAG ACGGCATACACTATCCCCATCATGGCCTTCGCCTTTGTCTGCCACCCCGAGGTGCTGCCCATCTATACAGAACTCAAAGA CCCCTCCAAGAGGAAGATGCAGCACATCTCCAACCTGTCCATCGCCGTCATGTATGTCATGTACTTCCTGGCTGCCCTCTTCGGCTACCTCACCTTCTACG ACGGGGtggagtcagagctgctgcaCACCTACAACAAGGTGGACCCATTTGATGTGCTGatcctgtgtgtgcgtgtggctGTGCTGACGGCAGTCACGCTCACAGTGCCAATTGTTCTGTTCCCG GTGCGCCGCGCCATCCAGCAGATGCTCTTTCAGAGCCAGGAGTTCAGTTGGCTGCGACACACACTCATTGCCACTAGCCTACTCATTTGTATCAACCTGCTGGTCATCTTTGCCCCCACCATCCTGGGCATCTTCGGGATCATTG GTGCCACATCTGCCCCATGCCTCATCTTCATCTTCCCTGCCATCTTCTACTTCCGCATCGTGCCCACTGAGAAGGAACCGGCAAGGTCTACCCCCAAAATCCTG GCCCTTTGTTTCGCTGTGCTTGGCCTCTTGCTGATGACCATGAGCATGAGCTTCATCATCATTGATTGGGTCTCGGGGACTGGCCATCATGGAGGAAGCCACTAG
- the SLC38A3 gene encoding sodium-coupled neutral amino acid transporter 3 isoform X3 encodes MRSRLALSQHPCPSPSTLYVGRLPQHGLPRGDMSTPGIRTGKPQAAEVERANLTAAPPGWPHRRDTLSQRRRGVISDCIGVRASAPRGGARAMEAPVQTEMVELVPNGKHSEGLLPVVTPTAGNQRVESPRRSCVEGEGFLQKSPSKEPHFTDFEGKTSFGMSVFNLSNAIMGSGILGLAYAMANTGIILFLFLLTAIALLSSYSIHLLLKSSGIVGIRAYEQLGYRAFGMPGKLAAALAITLQNIGAMSSYLYIIKSELPLVIRAFLNLQDHTSDWYVNGNYLVILVSVIVILPLALMRQLGYLGYSSGFSLSCMVFFLIAVIYKKFHVPCPLPPNSNTTGNVSLTEVIKEEVPLEVETEAAAFCTPSYFTLNIQTAYTIPIMAFAFVCHPEVLPIYTELKDPSKRKMQHISNLSIAVMYVMYFLAALFGYLTFYDGVESELLHTYNKVDPFDVLILCVRVAVLTAVTLTVPIVLFPVSWCAAPSSRCSFRARSSVGCDTHSLPLAYSFVSTCWSSLPPPSWASSGSLVPHLPHASSSSSLPSSTSASCPLRRNRQGLPPKSWCEGPGGVPDRHVKRLSPDGGTVG; translated from the exons ATGAGAAGCAG actggccctgagccaacatccgtgtccatctccctctactttatacgtgggacgcctaccacagcatggcttgccaaggggtgacatgtccacacccgggatccgaaccggcaaaccccaggccgctgaagtggaacgtgcaaacttaaccgctgcaccaccaggctggccccacaggaGGGACACTTTGTCTCAGCGAAGGAGGGGAGTG ATTTCTGACTGTATTGGTGTGAGAGCCAGTGCTCCTCGTGGTGGTGCCCGAGCCATGGAGGCACCTGTGCAGACAGAGATGGTGGAGCTGGTGCCCAACGGCAAACACTCGGAGGGGCTACTCCCAGTTGTCACCCCTACGGCAGGCAACCAGAG GGTTGAAAGCCCCAGACGGAGCTGTGTTGAGGGTGAGGGCTTCCTACAGAAAAGCCCCAGCAAGGAGCCGCACTTCACTGAC TTCGAGGGGAAGACATCATTCGGGATGTCAGTGTTCAACCTCAGCAATGCCATCATGGGCAGTGGCATCCTCGGGCTCGCCTACGCCATGGCCAATACGGGCATCATCCTTTTCCT GTTCCTGTTGACAGCCATTGCCCTGCTCTCCAGCTACTCCATCCACCTGCTACTCAAGTCCTCAGGGATTGTGG GCATCCGTGCCTATGAGCAGCTGGGCTACCGTGCCTTTGGGATGCCAGGAAAGCTGGCAGCGGCCCTGGCCATCACACTGCAGAACAttggag ccatgTCCAGCTACCTGTACATCATCAAGTCGGAGCTGCCCCTCGTCATACGGGCCTTCCTGAACCTTCAGGATCACACCTC GGACTGGTACGTGAATGGGAACTACCTGGTGATCCTGGTCTCTGTCATTGTCATTCTGCCCCTGGCACTGATGCGGCAGCTTG GCTACCTGGGTTACTCCAGCGGTTTCTCTCTCAGCTGTATGGTGTTCTTCCTAATTGCA GTCATCTACAAAAAGTTTCATGTGCCCTGTCCGCTGCCCCCCAACTCCAACACCACAGGCAACGTCAGCCTCACGGAGGTCATCAAGGAGGAGGTACCACTGGAGGTGGAGACTGAGGCCGCAGCCTTCTGCACCCCAAGCTACTTCACACTCAACATACAG ACGGCATACACTATCCCCATCATGGCCTTCGCCTTTGTCTGCCACCCCGAGGTGCTGCCCATCTATACAGAACTCAAAGA CCCCTCCAAGAGGAAGATGCAGCACATCTCCAACCTGTCCATCGCCGTCATGTATGTCATGTACTTCCTGGCTGCCCTCTTCGGCTACCTCACCTTCTACG ACGGGGtggagtcagagctgctgcaCACCTACAACAAGGTGGACCCATTTGATGTGCTGatcctgtgtgtgcgtgtggctGTGCTGACGGCAGTCACGCTCACAGTGCCAATTGTTCTGTTCCCGGTGAGCTG GTGCGCCGCGCCATCCAGCAGATGCTCTTTCAGAGCCAGGAGTTCAGTTGGCTGCGACACACACTCATTGCCACTAGCCTACTCATTTGTATCAACCTGCTGGTCATCTTTGCCCCCACCATCCTGGGCATCTTCGGGATCATTG GTGCCACATCTGCCCCATGCCTCATCTTCATCTTCCCTGCCATCTTCTACTTCCGCATCGTGCCCACTGAGAAGGAACCGGCAAGGTCTACCCCCAAAATCCTGGTGCGAAGGGCCTGGAG GTGTTCCTGACAGACATGTCAAGCGGCTCAGCCCAGATGGTGGCACGGTTGGGTGA
- the SLC38A3 gene encoding sodium-coupled neutral amino acid transporter 3 isoform X8: MSESPPWKSPFPQISDCIGVRASAPRGGARAMEAPVQTEMVELVPNGKHSEGLLPVVTPTAGNQRVESPRRSCVEGEGFLQKSPSKEPHFTDFEGKTSFGMSVFNLSNAIMGSGILGLAYAMANTGIILFLFLLTAIALLSSYSIHLLLKSSGIVGIRAYEQLGYRAFGMPGKLAAALAITLQNIGAMSSYLYIIKSELPLVIRAFLNLQDHTSDWYVNGNYLVILVSVIVILPLALMRQLGYLGYSSGFSLSCMVFFLIAVIYKKFHVPCPLPPNSNTTGNVSLTEVIKEEVPLEVETEAAAFCTPSYFTLNIQTAYTIPIMAFAFVCHPEVLPIYTELKDPSKRKMQHISNLSIAVMYVMYFLAALFGYLTFYDGVESELLHTYNKVDPFDVLILCVRVAVLTAVTLTVPIVLFPVRRAIQQMLFQSQEFSWLRHTLIATSLLICINLLVIFAPTILGIFGIIGATSAPCLIFIFPAIFYFRIVPTEKEPARSTPKILALCFAVLGLLLMTMSMSFIIIDWVSGTGHHGGSH, from the exons ATTTCTGACTGTATTGGTGTGAGAGCCAGTGCTCCTCGTGGTGGTGCCCGAGCCATGGAGGCACCTGTGCAGACAGAGATGGTGGAGCTGGTGCCCAACGGCAAACACTCGGAGGGGCTACTCCCAGTTGTCACCCCTACGGCAGGCAACCAGAG GGTTGAAAGCCCCAGACGGAGCTGTGTTGAGGGTGAGGGCTTCCTACAGAAAAGCCCCAGCAAGGAGCCGCACTTCACTGAC TTCGAGGGGAAGACATCATTCGGGATGTCAGTGTTCAACCTCAGCAATGCCATCATGGGCAGTGGCATCCTCGGGCTCGCCTACGCCATGGCCAATACGGGCATCATCCTTTTCCT GTTCCTGTTGACAGCCATTGCCCTGCTCTCCAGCTACTCCATCCACCTGCTACTCAAGTCCTCAGGGATTGTGG GCATCCGTGCCTATGAGCAGCTGGGCTACCGTGCCTTTGGGATGCCAGGAAAGCTGGCAGCGGCCCTGGCCATCACACTGCAGAACAttggag ccatgTCCAGCTACCTGTACATCATCAAGTCGGAGCTGCCCCTCGTCATACGGGCCTTCCTGAACCTTCAGGATCACACCTC GGACTGGTACGTGAATGGGAACTACCTGGTGATCCTGGTCTCTGTCATTGTCATTCTGCCCCTGGCACTGATGCGGCAGCTTG GCTACCTGGGTTACTCCAGCGGTTTCTCTCTCAGCTGTATGGTGTTCTTCCTAATTGCA GTCATCTACAAAAAGTTTCATGTGCCCTGTCCGCTGCCCCCCAACTCCAACACCACAGGCAACGTCAGCCTCACGGAGGTCATCAAGGAGGAGGTACCACTGGAGGTGGAGACTGAGGCCGCAGCCTTCTGCACCCCAAGCTACTTCACACTCAACATACAG ACGGCATACACTATCCCCATCATGGCCTTCGCCTTTGTCTGCCACCCCGAGGTGCTGCCCATCTATACAGAACTCAAAGA CCCCTCCAAGAGGAAGATGCAGCACATCTCCAACCTGTCCATCGCCGTCATGTATGTCATGTACTTCCTGGCTGCCCTCTTCGGCTACCTCACCTTCTACG ACGGGGtggagtcagagctgctgcaCACCTACAACAAGGTGGACCCATTTGATGTGCTGatcctgtgtgtgcgtgtggctGTGCTGACGGCAGTCACGCTCACAGTGCCAATTGTTCTGTTCCCG GTGCGCCGCGCCATCCAGCAGATGCTCTTTCAGAGCCAGGAGTTCAGTTGGCTGCGACACACACTCATTGCCACTAGCCTACTCATTTGTATCAACCTGCTGGTCATCTTTGCCCCCACCATCCTGGGCATCTTCGGGATCATTG GTGCCACATCTGCCCCATGCCTCATCTTCATCTTCCCTGCCATCTTCTACTTCCGCATCGTGCCCACTGAGAAGGAACCGGCAAGGTCTACCCCCAAAATCCTG GCCCTTTGTTTCGCTGTGCTTGGCCTCTTGCTGATGACCATGAGCATGAGCTTCATCATCATTGATTGGGTCTCGGGGACTGGCCATCATGGAGGAAGCCACTAG